TGTCCATCACCTCGGGCTTGGAGTCCATCTCGATCTTGATCTTGGCCGCAGCCTCGTCGATCAGGTCGATGGCCTTGTCGGGCAGGAAGCGGTCGGTGATGTAGCGATGGCTCAGCTCTGCTGCAGCAACGATAGCGGGGTCAGTAATGTCGACGTTGTGGTGCGCCTCATACTTCACCTGCAAACCGCGCAGGATGGCGATGGTGTCTTCGACCGAAGGCTCGTCCACGATCACCTTCTGGAAACGGCGCTCCAGCGCGGCATCCTTTTCGATGTATTTGCGGTACTCGTCCAGCGTGGTCGCACCCACGCAGTGCAGCTCGCCGCGCGCCAGGGCGGGCTTGAGCATATTGCCCGCATCCATGGCGCCGTCGGCCTTGCCGGCACCCACCATGGTGTGGATTTCGTCGATGAACAGGATGACTCGCCCTTCTTCCTGGGCCAGCTCCTTGAGCACGGATTTGAGGCGTTCCTCAAAGTCACCTCGGTATTTGGCACCGGCCAGCAGGCCCGCCATGTCCAGCGACAGCACGCGCTTGTTCTGCAAACTCTCGGGCACTTCGCCGGCCACGATGCGCTGGGCCAGGCCCTCGACAATGGCGGTCTTGCCCACGCCGGGCTCGCCGATGAGCACGGGGTTGTTCTTGCTGCGCCGCTGCAGCACCTGGATGGCGCGGCGGATTTCGTCGTCGCGGCCGATCACCGGATCAAGCTTGCCGCTGCGGGCGCGCTCGGTCAGGTCCATGGTGTATTTCTTCAGCGCTTCGCGCTGGCCTTCGGCTTCTGCACTGTCCACGTTCTGCCCTCCTCGTACCGCATTGATGGCGGCTTCCAGGCTGGATTTGCTCACGCCGCTTTGCTTGAGCAAGGCCCCGGCACGCGTGGCCGAGCCTGCGGCGTCAGCCAGCGCCAGCAGGAACAACTCACTGGCGATGAACTGGTCGCCGCGCTTGAGCGCTTCTTTTTCGGTCGCCTGCAGCAGGCGGGCCAGCTCGGAGCCTACCTGCACATCGCCTTGCTGCTGCACGCGCGGCAGATCAGCCATGGCCTGCTCGGCCAGGTTCTTGAGTTGCTGCACATTGCCGCCGGCGCGCTGCAGCAGCGCACGCGGGCCGTCATCCTGGCGCAGCATGGCCACCAGAAGGTGCAAGGGGTCGATGCTGGATTGGTCGGCACCGAGCGCAAGAGACTGCGCGTCGGCCAAGGCTTCTTGGAATTTGGTCGTCAGTTTGTCAATTCGCATGGTGTGTCGCTTTCGCTCCATATCAATGTCATTGCGATTTATCTGATAGCCGTGCGGGTATTTTCAAGACCAGAGCCCGCAACAAAGCGGCAAGACGGCTTCAAGCGCGACCTTGTTTGCGCAGGATCAAACGGTGCATCTGCACGCAGGCCACACCCGAGCATGGCGCGCCCAGCCATACCGCCGTGTAGGAGCAAGCCCACAATGCACCCGACTTCGGCAAGCTGGATCAGCCGGTTCCACGCCCGTAAACGAGCGATACAGTCCATCAGAAACCATAGCTGCTACTGCTTGATAGATAAAAGACCGAAGGCGTTCATTCATAGAATTTCGTCCAGCACAGTTAGGCAACCGCCACCATCCAAGCCTGCTCACCAGGCAAGAACCAGCATTGAGAGAGCCGCCCGACAACGGGGCTCCGTCCCGCCCATGGCAAGCCGAACAGTGCCTTAACGGGTCCAGCGCGCCAGCGCCTGCTCGTCACTGATGCGAGCATCCACCCAGCGTGCGCCCTGCTCGGTCTGCTCTTTTTTCCAGAACGGCGCTTCGGACTTCAGATAATCCATGATGTATTCGCAGGCCTCGAAGGATTTGCCGCGGTGGGCGCTGGTCACGGCCACCAGCACGATCTGGTCCATGGGCTGCAGCAGGCCGATACGGTGAATCACGCGCGCCCCATAGATACCAAAGCGCGTCACGGCCTTGTCGATGATGGCCTCGATCGACTTCTCGGTCATGCCGGGGTAATGCTCAAGCTCCATGCTGGAGACGGCATCGCCCTCGTTGCAGTCGCGCACCGTGCCGACAAAGCTGCAGACCGCGCCCACGCGTGCATCGCCGGCGCGCAGGGCGGCAATCTCGGCCGAGAGGTCAAAGTCCTGGGTCTGAATGGATACACGTGCTGCAGTCATGCCTGCATTGTCGCAGGCCAGCATGGGCATGTCTGGCGCATTAGCATTGCGCCATGGCCACACAAACCATCAATTTGCCAGAGTACACGCTGTACCCCTCTCCGCGCAATGAGCACCGGATGATTTTCGAGTTCCAGCTCTTTGTGCCCTATCCCTATGAGCTGATCCACCTGCCCGACTACAACTTCAAGGGCAAGGCCACGCTGTTTGCCGCCCACCGCAAGCGCGACAACAAATCGGGTCAGCTCATCACCTGCGAGCTGGCCGTGGACATCGAGCGTTTCGAGCGCCTGTTCGAGCCGAGCTAAGCCATGGACGACACCAGCCAGATTCAGCCGCCGCCCAGCTTTGCCGAGCTGTTTCGCACGCGCAGCGGCAAGCTGTCCGCCCCGATTGCCGAGGTCGTCGCACGCTACGAGCTGTGCGAAGACCTGGCAAGCCATCTGACCGAGCAGGCACAGACGCTCTATCACTCGGGAAACTCCTCCGAAGAGCAGGTGCTGCTGGGCATGCATGCGGGCCTGGCTGCGGAGGGCTCGGTCGTCACGGCGCTTGAAGCGGTCTGGATCGTTCAGCGCCTGGCCGAGCTGCTGGAATGGCGTGCACCGCAGTTCCCCATTCCAGCAGACCCGGCCTGAAAACCTGGACAGAACCGATTTTCAGCGCTGTCAGAGCAGCATTATTCGGCCCAATTTCAGGAGCCTGCCGCTCTGGAGCAGATCAGAAGGCCCCGGCAGGCGCATGCAGCCGCTGCCAGGCCAAGGCCCGCCAGCCAGGCGTTCCATAGCCAGCGACCAGATCTCGCCCTATGGCGGCCCAGGCCGGGTCGGCCGCGCTCAAGCCCAAGGCCTCGATGAACGGCGCTTGCACGATGAAGCACTGGCGCCGATAAGGCAGCAAAAAACCATCCACCTGCTGTGCGAGCACACTGCGCGCCTGTGCGTACTCGCTGAACCAGATGTGCAAAAGAATGCCGCTACGCGGCGCATGCCAGAAGCTGCCCATGTCATCACCGGCAGCCGCCAGCGCTCCCAGCACCAGACGCGCCTGCTCCCAGCCGGCAAAGCCGACCTCGCGCGCCGCCTGATGCAAGTGGTCGCGCAATGAGGCCGAGCCCGCAGAACCCTCGCGCCGCGCGCGGCTCAAGCGCACGCGGGCACGCACCTTGATCTCGTCGACCAGGGCCTGCGGCGACAGGAATCCTGAAACAGAACTGGCCCCCATGGCCGGACCCGACGGGTCAATGGCTACAGCGCCATCGGGCAGTGCTTGGCCTGCGCTCATGGCATTCACGGCTTCGCGGCTCATGGCTGCACCCCTTGCAGCTCTTGTTGCCACAGGGACAGCAGAGCCTGAAGTTCGGCGTCATAGTCGAACAAGGGATCCTCGCGCTCCTTCACGCGGTCCAGTACCTCAAAACGAAATGCCTGCGCGCCATGGCGCGCCCAGGCCTGGGCCAGGGCCACATCGCGCCGGGAGCCATTGCTCAGCTCGAACCGCAGGCGGTTGAGTATTGCGTCCACATTGCGGCTGGCACCCAGGCGCAACAGGTCGGCGGCATCGCAGCGCACCGCGTAGATGCCCATGGCGGGAAACGCCTGTTTGTAGTCCCGCGTCAGCGCGCGCCGCGCCTGGGGATGAAGAGATGAAGTCATGACAGTGCTCCAGGTTGCATCGGAGCCTCCCGCGCAGGGCCCGTAAAACAACCATGGTCTGACAGAACATCGACATCGAGCGTGAACACGCCGCCTAAAGCAAGGGTGAGAGCCTCTTGTGCGGGCAGGCGCCCCTTTGCACCTGTGAGCCGCGATTCTAGAGCAAGAGCCTCAGAGCAGTGCAGGTTTCAGTTGCTCGACCAGCTTGCGTCCGAAAGCCACATCGGGCTGCAGACCGTAAAGAATGCGATAGACGATGGGTGCCACCAACTGGTCCAGCATGGTGTCCACATCGGGACCCGACTCGCCACGCGCCCGGGCCCGGCTGAGCACTATGCCAAGCTGGTCGCGGATGATGTCCACGCAGGCGCAGGTCACCTGGTCTTCCTGGGTCGCCACCAAGGTATCGCGCAGCAAGGTGCGC
This window of the Comamonas testosteroni genome carries:
- a CDS encoding molybdenum cofactor biosynthesis protein MoaE, whose protein sequence is MTAARVSIQTQDFDLSAEIAALRAGDARVGAVCSFVGTVRDCNEGDAVSSMELEHYPGMTEKSIEAIIDKAVTRFGIYGARVIHRIGLLQPMDQIVLVAVTSAHRGKSFEACEYIMDYLKSEAPFWKKEQTEQGARWVDARISDEQALARWTR
- a CDS encoding GIY-YIG nuclease family protein, translated to MTSSLHPQARRALTRDYKQAFPAMGIYAVRCDAADLLRLGASRNVDAILNRLRFELSNGSRRDVALAQAWARHGAQAFRFEVLDRVKEREDPLFDYDAELQALLSLWQQELQGVQP